The region CTCCTCAAACCGCCGGAAGAATTCCGGGTTGTTCGATAAGTGCGGATGGATCACCTTGATCGCCACTGCCCGTTTCAGGTTGGGGTCAAACGCCTTGTAGACCGATGCCATGCCCCCCTGCCCGATCAGCGACTGGATCTGGTACCGGCCTCCCAGCGTTTGTCCTTCCAGGTTCGTAATACTCATTCATGACCTCCGCGAATAGATATGAAGCTCATATTGCCCGACTCACTTCATACCCCATCTCTGCTGCAGGGATGAGTGAGTGCTGTCATTATTTTATCTGTGAAAACGGACTAACTTTTCCAAATATCTCTGTCAACGATCCGGTAATAAGACTGGATGAACGATAATTTCGGGCTCTCGTCTATACTGTCATATCTTGCCTTACAACCTGTGATTAGCCATCGTAACTACTGCTTGGTAATTCTTAGTGTCTCTGAATGTTTTAATAGTGAACCTTATGGCCAGATTAACTCCGGTGGATATTCGCCTGCTTTGTATTCATATACACCAATAACCGGGTTGGCACAGTCGCCATTTGATTTACAGGAAAGCACACCTGTCAGGCCTTTAAAATTACTTGTGGCTGCAATCGCGTCGCGCAGTGCCTGCCTCGGGATGTATAGTGTACCATCCGCATCTTGCACAGCCACTTTTTCAATGGCGGCGTTGAGGATATTAAACGCATCATAAGCATGAGCATGGAAAACATTGATCGGTTCTGTACCGAATTTAGCCTCATATTTAATAACAAACCGGTCGTATGCAGAGCCTTGAACAATTGGACTGGATACCATGAAGCCCTCGATGAATTTATCGCCAGCCTGCATCACATCGGGCGAAAACAAACCATCGGCACCCATTAACTCAATCGATTCAAGCCCCCGGATGACATGCGCCTGCTTGATAATATATGTTCCTGCTGGCAAGAAAACTGGGAAGTATATTAATTGCGGATTGCCTGTTGCGATTTCAGAAAGTACCGGCTTCATGTCAGTATCATCTGGCAAGATTGATTTTGAAGCGGTTATCTGGCCACCCAGCTTTATAAATTCATCCCTGAAAATCTCGGTCAGTTTTTCAGCGTATAAACTGCCGTCGTGGATAGTGGCTACCCGGCGGAATCCCAGGTTGTTGGATACGAAGTCAGCTGCTGCCGCTCCCTGGACGATATCGTTGTATGCCGTGCGGAAGTAGCCCGCGTAGTGGTTGCGGCTTCTGAGATCAGTGAGATCTGGCGTAGTATTCGAAGGCGAGATTACTACCAAACCAGCCCCGGTGAGTGCCGGTAAAGCCGCGCGCGCTTCGCTAGAGCAGGAAGTTCCAATCACAGCTACTATAGATGGATCGAGAGCCAACTTGGCACCTGCAGCTTCACCGCCTTCGGTGATGCAGCCACCATCCTCACCGTCAAATTGGATAGCGTGCCCCAGGATTTTTCCACCAGCATCATCGATGGCGATATCCACACCATTGCGCGAGTCGATTCCAATAGCAGAACTAGGACCAGTGATAGCTAGCAGGTAAGCAATATGGATAGGATCGGTTGGTCCGATCTTGACGCAGCCAAGAGGGTCGGTGCAGGAGAAGGATGTTACCGTCGGTAGGGTCGTGGTCTGTATCTCCGTCGGGGTCAGGCTGGGAAGAGATGTATTTGTGGGTTCGGGTGGTAATGTCTGGGTGGGTTTCACCGTGGAAGTTACCTGCAGGATTACATCAGTGTTTGAAGAAACCGGGATTACAACTGCACTTTCAAGTGTGGCAGATGGAGCTGGCTGAAATAAACCCCCACCACCCAGGAACTTGGTAAATCCGATATAGCCTCCCCCTCCCAAGACCAGGAGCAGCACCACAACCACCAACGCTATCCAGGCTTTGCCCTTCTTCTTCGCTGGCCCAGCTACCG is a window of Anaerolineales bacterium DNA encoding:
- a CDS encoding branched-chain amino acid ABC transporter substrate-binding protein, whose product is MPVEATMVEAGLVKDTGETVIEAAGVAVPAKEAVKPVTPVVKQAAVPEQATLVEPVSKPVAGPAKKKGKAWIALVVVVLLLVLGGGGYIGFTKFLGGGGLFQPAPSATLESAVVIPVSSNTDVILQVTSTVKPTQTLPPEPTNTSLPSLTPTEIQTTTLPTVTSFSCTDPLGCVKIGPTDPIHIAYLLAITGPSSAIGIDSRNGVDIAIDDAGGKILGHAIQFDGEDGGCITEGGEAAGAKLALDPSIVAVIGTSCSSEARAALPALTGAGLVVISPSNTTPDLTDLRSRNHYAGYFRTAYNDIVQGAAAADFVSNNLGFRRVATIHDGSLYAEKLTEIFRDEFIKLGGQITASKSILPDDTDMKPVLSEIATGNPQLIYFPVFLPAGTYIIKQAHVIRGLESIELMGADGLFSPDVMQAGDKFIEGFMVSSPIVQGSAYDRFVIKYEAKFGTEPINVFHAHAYDAFNILNAAIEKVAVQDADGTLYIPRQALRDAIAATSNFKGLTGVLSCKSNGDCANPVIGVYEYKAGEYPPELIWP